GATGAATTACTCATAAATTCATTACTGTTTTATGTATTTATACCTTATAATTGATACTTATTTATTAGTTTTGTACCCGGCAAACAGCCTTTTACTGAGCTGTTCGCTTATCCTCCACCTGAATAAACTTGCATGTTTCGGCATATAAAGATCAGAGAAAAACTGACTTTAGTAATGCTAGGCTTGTCCTGCCTTGCTATCGGTTTGTTAGGCACTCTCTTTTATTACCAGTTTGAGTCTGCACTGGAAGAGCGTGTATTACTTCAGCTTTCTTCAGTAAAGCAGCTTAAGGTGATGCAGGTAAAAAATATGATAAAAGAGAGAGTGGAAGGCATACAAAACATTAAGGCGCAAGGCTTGGATAGCAGCCGTCAGGAGTATGAACATCGTCTATTTGATAGCATTCATATAGTCGCGTCGGGTAGTTCTTTACAGCTTGAAAATTACAAGCTAGAAATGCCTTCAGTATGGCCTCAGGAAGATATTGTAATCCAGGATTTAAGTACCCAACATCCTGCTTCAGTTATTACGCTGGCTTTTATTGCCCCTTTGGGTGAACAAGCACTGGTCTGTATTACCAGTTTACCGGAGATACAGTCTATACTTATGGAAAGAACCGGGCTGGGGCAAAGTGGAGAGTCCTATCTGGTAGGTCAGGATTTTAAAATGAGGAGCCGTTCCCGTTTTTATCCACAAAAAGCTCCCACAGATATTGTGGCCAAAACTAGTGGAGTAATCAGAGCCCTGGACGGACAAACAGGAGAGGCAATTATAGAAGATTATCGCCACGTACGGGTATTTAGTGCATATGAAAGAATTGCTCTTTACGGGCTAATATGGGTCATACTTTCTGAAATGGATTATCAGGAAGCCCTTTTTCCCTTACACAGCCTTCGTACCAATTTTTACTGGATGCTTTTGGTTTTGTTCGCGGTGATCCTGATAGCTTCTTATCAGTTGGCAAGGGTAGTGGTTCGCCCTTTTATAAGAATGGAGACATACCTGAATGCTATGGCTAAAGGGCAGCTGGTAGAAACTAAGGCGGTAAGCAGAAAGGATGAAATCGGAAGAATGTTTAGCGCGCTCCATCAACTAACCCATGTTCAGAAAGAAGTGATTGCTTTCGCAGGCAACATTGGCAAAGGTAACTTTGAGGCAGAGTACAAGTTATTAAGCAATAATGATAAACTGGGGGCCGCATTGCTTCAAATGCAAAAGCAGCTCAAAAATTATCAGGAGACAGAGGCTAAGTTAATTCGGGAAAACCGTCAGGCCATTATACAGGGAGAGGAGAAGGAACGCTCTCGTCTTTCCAAGGAGATTCATGATGGACTTGGCCCCTTACTAACCAGCCTTCGCTTCAGGATTCAGGCACAGAAAAGTATAAACGAAAAGCAGCAGCAGGAACTTTTACATACACTGGATGAAACCATTAGAGAAATCCGCCGCATGTCTAATAATCTGATGCCTAGCGTTTTGGAAGATTTTGGAGCCGGAGAGGCTATAGCTAACCTGGTAAATCAACTTAACCAAAGCACACCAGTTCATATCCTCTACGATAAAGAGACGGAATTACATACCCGCATTCCCAAAATGGTCAATATTGCGCTGTACCGGGTAGCCCAGGAAGCTATTAATAATGTGATTAAGCATGCCGAAGCCAGTGAAATAAAGATCTCGTTTACAGAGTTTGAAGATCATGTAGGGCTATTTATCCGCGATAATGGTTCAGGGTTTGACACAAAAAGTGTATTTTCGGGTAGCGGACTACGAAATATGCGGGAACGCATCAAACTGGTAAATGGTACTATAGACATTCGTTCTGGTAAGAACGGTACCATTGTAGAAGTAGAAATTCCTTTATAGATGGCTCTTATTGATATTATGATAGTGGACGATCATCAGTTGTTTAGAGAAGGCATAGTTTCTCTTCTGGCAGATGATGGGGATATTGAGGTGATCGGTGTAGCTTCTTCTGCCGAAGAGATGCTGAGCAATCTCAAATCTACACATCCGCATATCGTGCTTATTGACATTAGTATGGGAGAAATGGATGGACTGGAAGCTATTCGCAAGGCCAAAGTGAGCTATCCCAAAATAAAGTTTATCGTAATTACTATGCATGCAGAGGGGCAGTATGTAGTAAAAGCTGCCCGACACGGGGCACATGGCTTCTTACTAAAAAACACTGATGGCAAGGCCCTTTCTGATGCCATACACACTGTATTTGAGGATAAGAAGTACTTTAGCGAAGATGTTTCTCTGCTTATGGTAGATAATATGGCTCTGGAGGGGGAAAGTGACAAGAAGCTATCTAAAAGAGAGATGGAAGTTCTTAAGCTGGTCTCTAATGGCAAAACAACCAAAGAGATTGCTGAAGAATTATTTGTAAGTACCCGCACCGTTGAGACTCACAGAGTTAATATGATGAAAAAACTGAAGGTGCAGAATACCGCAGAACTTATCAAGAAGGCTGCTCATCTTAAAATGGTATAACATCCGTATTTTTTCGGATAAAAATTTCAAAAATTTTTGGGAGCTAACAATTCATTCAATTAGCGTATATATAAGTAGACTATAATGTAGACTTAAATACGCTATGAAGAAGATAATTTTTATTTTACCCGTTTTTGTATTCATCAGTAGTTTAGGCCTGGCCCAGAGCAAAAATGACCTTAAAGGGCCTAAGGCTAAAAATTATAAGCACTGGAAACATGATGACAGCAGTAGTGCATTACTTTTTACCGCTGAAGAAGAAACTAAAAAAGGTCCGGCAGCCAAGAATCAGAAAGTCTGGAGAAACAACCCCGCTACTATTCAATCTGCACAGGCAGTAGACTTAAGCAGTACTCCTCGCCTTAAAGGACCAAAAGCTAAAAATACCCCTCCTACTGAGAGGTATACAACTATAGAAAACACTACTGCTAAAGTAGAAGAATAGTTAGCAGGATAGTTTATTCTTTCTTTCAACTTAAATATGAATCACGATCTGGTAAAACAGGTCGTGATTTTTTTATGCCTTAAAGTTTAGAGTCTTACACATCTATATTTTCGTGAAAACTGAGCTCCATACTGTTTAGCTCTAATGCACATAGCTGGTGGTAGCCCCTCTTCTGATACACACAGCCATTGTCTATACCTAGCATAGGAAAAGACTCCAGTCGTTCTATATTTGCTTTAATCTGAGTGCGGGTGCGTATCCTGTGTCCATGCACAATTAACCTATCTTTTAGCCACTCTCTGTTGATTCTTGGCGAGTCTTCAAAAGACCACAACATAGTTTCACGATCGCTCAAAGGGTTTATTTTGTCAAAATTAAGTCCGGCATGCACAAAGATGAACTTGTCTTTAAGTAAGTAATGATCCATGGACTGAATCAGCTCTATGTATTTTATGGGTATATCTTTAACTGACTGAACGCCAAAGCTATTTAGTGTATTTTCTCCCCCATTGTAGTATACCCAACTTCTGGCTTCCAATGACTCGGGCTGTTGGTAGGCATGTAGTAACATAGCTTCGTGGTTTCCTAAAAGGCAATGCACCTGATAGCCTTGCGCCCGCATTCTTAATATCTGGTCTAACACCCCTTTGCTTCCAGAGCCACGGTCTATATAATCTCCCAGTAAAAACAGTTCATCTTTCTTTTGCAGGTCAATTTGTGCTAAGAGAGCACTCAGGGTGCGGTTGCATCCGTGAATATCACTAATAGCAAAAGTTCTCATCTCAGTTTGTGGTTATAATGTAGTATGAAGTGATGTAACGGTTTAGTACGGCTTGTGTTGTTTTGAACAAGCACTACTATTACAATTCATCATTTCTTTAAAAGTATAATCTTTATACCTATTAAGCTCCAACTTGATGTAGCTTTTCCATGATGACTGCCTGACTAAGTTTAAACCGTAAAGGGTTTCCTGATCGTAAAGATCGTGGTACTCATTGCTAACGGTAAATATGCTATCTCTGAGCGCTAAATAGTTTTCCAGGCTGTTAGCCTGACTTTCTTTCAAGTGTAGTAGCGCTTTTCTCAATTTACGGGCGCAGAGTTCTGCGATATCAAAATGGAGCTTTTCATGCAAAAGGAGGTTGATATCGGTAGTATCTCTGGTATAAGATGCCTTTCTAAACACGGCTGTAAGTACATTCATGCATGAATCCTGATGCCAGATCGCAGGGCGGTAAAAATATACCAGCGAAGTTTTTGCCTTTGCTTTCAGGCCATATTTGATATGATGATCAAATACTGACAACTGAAAGTCTGACCATTGAAGCGTATCTATATTACTCCACTGCTTGTATTTGTTTGGGTCCAGTTCCTGAGCAGCTAGAGGGGGAAACGTCCAAAAGGAAAGTAAGTAAAGAGATATGTATTGGCACCATCTCATAGCTTTTGGCTAGGTAACAGTATTCTTACTTATAAATTAGCCAGACCAGCTAATTTATCCTAGACAGTGCGTTGAAATATGAGTGTATGCCGGCAGATGTTAACAATTCAGAGAAGGCATCTATGGCTAGCTAATAAGAGTTTCCTGCTCTTTCTTACTCATTTTATTAACGATAAGCTTAAACTTACCTGATTTAGACTTGATGATGTCACTCTCCTGCACATATCTGATAGTAT
This window of the Porifericola rhodea genome carries:
- a CDS encoding response regulator codes for the protein MALIDIMIVDDHQLFREGIVSLLADDGDIEVIGVASSAEEMLSNLKSTHPHIVLIDISMGEMDGLEAIRKAKVSYPKIKFIVITMHAEGQYVVKAARHGAHGFLLKNTDGKALSDAIHTVFEDKKYFSEDVSLLMVDNMALEGESDKKLSKREMEVLKLVSNGKTTKEIAEELFVSTRTVETHRVNMMKKLKVQNTAELIKKAAHLKMV
- a CDS encoding sensor histidine kinase, with amino-acid sequence MFRHIKIREKLTLVMLGLSCLAIGLLGTLFYYQFESALEERVLLQLSSVKQLKVMQVKNMIKERVEGIQNIKAQGLDSSRQEYEHRLFDSIHIVASGSSLQLENYKLEMPSVWPQEDIVIQDLSTQHPASVITLAFIAPLGEQALVCITSLPEIQSILMERTGLGQSGESYLVGQDFKMRSRSRFYPQKAPTDIVAKTSGVIRALDGQTGEAIIEDYRHVRVFSAYERIALYGLIWVILSEMDYQEALFPLHSLRTNFYWMLLVLFAVILIASYQLARVVVRPFIRMETYLNAMAKGQLVETKAVSRKDEIGRMFSALHQLTHVQKEVIAFAGNIGKGNFEAEYKLLSNNDKLGAALLQMQKQLKNYQETEAKLIRENRQAIIQGEEKERSRLSKEIHDGLGPLLTSLRFRIQAQKSINEKQQQELLHTLDETIREIRRMSNNLMPSVLEDFGAGEAIANLVNQLNQSTPVHILYDKETELHTRIPKMVNIALYRVAQEAINNVIKHAEASEIKISFTEFEDHVGLFIRDNGSGFDTKSVFSGSGLRNMRERIKLVNGTIDIRSGKNGTIVEVEIPL
- a CDS encoding metallophosphoesterase family protein; this encodes MRTFAISDIHGCNRTLSALLAQIDLQKKDELFLLGDYIDRGSGSKGVLDQILRMRAQGYQVHCLLGNHEAMLLHAYQQPESLEARSWVYYNGGENTLNSFGVQSVKDIPIKYIELIQSMDHYLLKDKFIFVHAGLNFDKINPLSDRETMLWSFEDSPRINREWLKDRLIVHGHRIRTRTQIKANIERLESFPMLGIDNGCVYQKRGYHQLCALELNSMELSFHENIDV